The following coding sequences lie in one Halanaerobiaceae bacterium ANBcell28 genomic window:
- the pstC gene encoding phosphate ABC transporter permease subunit PstC, which yields MINWKTKEKIVKYILLLFAFSSIVFLTGIIIVLFKEGLPIFRTVGVFEFVFGKIWDPTFYPPDYGILPLLSASLLVTAGAMLFAVPIGISSAIFISYILPEKLKNIIKPMVELLAGIPSVIYGLFGMRILSPFLRDLFDLPMGLIALTASIMLGIMALPTIVSLAEDAITAVPKSFRDASLALGGTRWETISKSILPTASSGIFTAVILGISRAIGETMTVLMVAGGAPMIAKSFLIPVRPMTANIAAEMGETAIGSNHYHALFGIGIILFLMTLFFNIIADIVAVRFRKKVAGE from the coding sequence ATGATTAATTGGAAAACTAAAGAGAAAATAGTAAAATACATTCTTTTACTTTTTGCTTTTTCGTCGATTGTTTTTTTAACAGGAATTATTATTGTACTTTTTAAAGAAGGTTTACCTATTTTTCGGACAGTAGGAGTTTTTGAGTTTGTTTTCGGAAAAATATGGGATCCAACATTTTATCCACCGGATTACGGGATTTTGCCTTTGTTGTCAGCATCATTATTGGTAACTGCAGGGGCAATGTTATTTGCAGTTCCTATTGGCATATCATCTGCAATTTTTATTTCATATATATTACCTGAAAAACTCAAGAATATTATAAAGCCAATGGTTGAACTATTAGCAGGAATTCCATCTGTAATCTATGGTCTTTTTGGAATGAGGATATTGTCTCCATTTTTGAGAGATTTATTTGATCTACCTATGGGACTTATTGCCTTAACAGCTTCTATTATGCTTGGGATTATGGCTTTACCTACTATTGTAAGTCTGGCAGAAGATGCTATTACTGCTGTACCAAAAAGCTTTAGAGATGCATCCCTGGCTCTTGGTGGAACCAGGTGGGAAACTATCAGCAAATCTATTCTGCCAACAGCAAGCTCTGGTATATTTACAGCTGTTATTCTTGGCATTAGTCGAGCTATTGGAGAAACAATGACTGTATTAATGGTTGCAGGTGGTGCCCCTATGATAGCAAAAAGTTTTCTTATTCCGGTAAGACCTATGACTGCTAATATAGCTGCTGAAATGGGAGAGACTGCTATTGGTAGTAATCACTATCATGCTCTTTTTGGTATAGGGATTATATTATTTTTAATGACATTATTT
- a CDS encoding phosphate ABC transporter substrate-binding protein, with product MIKTKLIVFSLVMVLVFSGLIMADDSLVIQGSSTVLPIAQAAAEAYMEANPGVNISVRGGGSGNGIAAVVDNACDIGNASRFIRQSEVENAVANGGYPVPHRVAMDGIAVVLHPSNPIDGLSLDDIQAIFTGQITNWNELGGSDQRIVIVSRDSSSGTYGVFNDLVLRGERLSPAALLQASNGAVAGVVADTRGAIGYVGFGYLSDSLKAIDVEGVTPTATNVVNGSYPIARGLFMFTNGWPEGLTADFITFILSREGQDLSESVGYVPLF from the coding sequence ATGATTAAAACAAAATTGATTGTATTTTCTTTGGTAATGGTATTAGTTTTTTCGGGATTGATAATGGCTGATGATAGTCTTGTAATTCAGGGTTCATCAACAGTACTACCTATTGCACAGGCTGCAGCTGAGGCTTATATGGAAGCAAATCCTGGTGTGAATATTTCTGTAAGAGGTGGAGGATCTGGGAATGGTATTGCAGCAGTAGTAGATAATGCCTGTGATATTGGAAATGCCTCTAGATTTATAAGACAATCTGAGGTAGAAAACGCTGTTGCTAATGGTGGTTATCCTGTTCCACACCGTGTAGCTATGGATGGTATCGCTGTGGTTTTACACCCTAGCAATCCAATTGATGGGCTGAGCCTTGATGATATTCAAGCAATTTTCACCGGCCAGATCACTAACTGGAATGAACTTGGAGGTTCAGACCAAAGAATAGTAATTGTATCTCGTGATTCCAGTTCCGGTACTTATGGTGTTTTTAATGACTTAGTCTTACGTGGCGAAAGATTATCTCCAGCTGCTTTATTACAGGCTTCTAATGGTGCTGTTGCTGGTGTTGTTGCAGATACAAGAGGTGCAATTGGCTATGTAGGATTTGGTTATTTGTCTGATAGTTTAAAAGCTATCGATGTTGAAGGTGTTACACCAACAGCTACTAATGTTGTTAATGGCTCATATCCTATAGCTCGAGGTTTGTTTATGTTCACAAATGGATGGCCTGAAGGTTTAACTGCTGATTTTATTACTTTTATCTTAAGCAGAGAAGGTCAGGACTTGTCTGAATCAGTTGGCTATGTACCTTTATTTTAA
- the phoU gene encoding phosphate signaling complex protein PhoU has product MGDNFRESLRELNNYVLAIGRKVENGIKKSIKALEEGNIELATEVIIEDKHIDEMELILEERSTRLISLHQPKDKDLRMVIVISKILTDLERIGDHAANIAEKVIDINGEELQISIDEIIDMSNLAISRFRESLDAFVNMDVKIAKKVAREDERLDTMDEDILQKMTAYMSGEKALVKQATALMFIGRFLERIGDHSTNICERVIYMASGEREIY; this is encoded by the coding sequence ATGGGAGATAACTTTCGTGAGTCATTGAGAGAATTGAATAATTATGTATTGGCTATAGGTAGAAAAGTGGAGAATGGTATTAAGAAAAGTATAAAGGCTCTTGAAGAGGGTAATATAGAGCTGGCTACAGAAGTAATAATTGAAGATAAACATATTGATGAAATGGAACTAATTTTGGAGGAAAGAAGCACAAGGTTAATATCATTACATCAACCTAAAGATAAAGATTTGCGGATGGTTATAGTCATATCTAAGATACTGACAGATCTTGAAAGAATAGGAGATCATGCTGCAAATATTGCAGAAAAAGTAATAGACATAAATGGGGAAGAATTGCAGATATCAATTGATGAAATTATAGACATGTCAAATTTAGCTATAAGTAGATTTCGTGAGAGTTTGGATGCTTTTGTTAATATGGATGTTAAGATAGCCAAAAAGGTTGCTCGTGAAGATGAGAGATTAGATACAATGGATGAGGACATATTACAAAAGATGACAGCTTATATGTCTGGAGAGAAGGCTTTAGTTAAACAGGCTACAGCCTTGATGTTTATAGGTAGATTCCTTGAGAGGATTGGTGATCATTCTACTAATATCTGTGAAAGGGTAATTTATATGGCAAGTGGAGAACGAGAGATATATTAG
- a CDS encoding ATP-binding protein, whose protein sequence is MLKWNKYSLRRQMLIIFILLQLFLLIFLLLYFNNSQRQFYLDYLEESLKSQAILLREQLGEDINYIANYTLDNWAIDMGEKIDKRITLVAIDGLVLADSEEDPDEMDNHRDRPEIESIIQGRDIGSSIRWSNTVDMDMLYLALPIYRNDELLAVIRISESLQEINITINRTIRANLLFFFLIMCISIILLWRLSKGIIDPLSQITNSAEKLAKGNFQERIKVKDSNYEIITMSQVFNKMAGEIENKIEQISDEKNRAEAILKSMVEGLVATDSKLNIKMINPSACKIFDINEEEIIGTGVIEVFRHHEIEETLKEAMEQNKILSREIILKREKDRTLRCNFAPINNDQGIVIGGIVVFNDISELRRLEQLRKDFVGNVSHELRTPLTSIIGYVDTILENEIKDERTLNRFLKIIKVEADRLSILINDLLDLSKLENRQNYVLRPANINTILEKLKTLFEDKARKKDIKVELAVRGQYMVYMIPEQIEQVLINLLDNAIKYTPAGGEVFLKLYDRVDKVLVEVIDNGIGVSVEEQDRIFERFYRVDKARCSSGGGTGIGLSIVKHVLQNHNSKIELESSPGKGSLFRFRLNKVSY, encoded by the coding sequence TTGTTAAAATGGAATAAATATAGTCTAAGAAGACAAATGTTAATAATATTTATATTACTCCAATTATTTTTATTGATATTTTTACTTCTTTATTTTAATAATAGTCAAAGGCAGTTTTATCTTGATTATTTAGAAGAAAGTTTAAAATCACAGGCTATATTATTAAGAGAACAGTTGGGGGAAGATATTAACTACATAGCTAATTACACTCTTGATAATTGGGCTATAGATATGGGAGAGAAAATAGATAAAAGAATTACCCTTGTTGCTATAGATGGTCTGGTTCTTGCTGATTCAGAAGAGGACCCTGACGAGATGGATAATCATAGAGATAGACCAGAAATTGAATCTATAATTCAGGGAAGAGATATAGGTTCATCTATTCGTTGGAGTAATACTGTTGATATGGATATGCTTTATTTAGCCTTACCTATTTATAGGAATGATGAATTATTAGCAGTTATTCGAATAAGTGAATCTCTTCAGGAGATAAATATCACAATTAATAGAACTATTAGAGCAAATCTTTTATTCTTTTTTTTAATAATGTGTATATCAATTATTCTATTATGGAGACTTAGTAAAGGAATTATTGATCCCCTCAGTCAGATTACAAATTCAGCAGAAAAACTGGCAAAGGGGAATTTTCAAGAAAGAATAAAAGTTAAAGATTCTAATTATGAGATTATTACTATGAGCCAAGTATTCAATAAAATGGCTGGAGAAATTGAAAATAAGATAGAGCAAATTTCAGATGAGAAAAATAGAGCTGAAGCCATTCTAAAAAGTATGGTAGAGGGATTAGTTGCAACTGATAGTAAATTAAATATCAAGATGATAAATCCATCTGCATGTAAGATTTTTGATATTAATGAGGAAGAGATAATTGGCACGGGCGTTATTGAAGTATTTCGCCATCATGAAATAGAAGAAACTTTAAAAGAAGCAATGGAGCAAAATAAAATATTAAGCCGGGAAATTATCTTGAAAAGAGAAAAAGATAGAACTCTACGTTGTAATTTTGCCCCAATTAATAATGATCAGGGTATAGTGATTGGTGGGATAGTTGTCTTTAATGATATCAGTGAACTAAGAAGATTGGAACAATTGAGAAAAGATTTTGTAGGAAATGTTTCACATGAATTAAGAACACCCTTAACTTCAATAATTGGATATGTAGATACTATTTTGGAAAATGAGATTAAAGATGAAAGAACTTTGAATAGATTTTTAAAAATAATCAAAGTTGAGGCAGACAGATTATCTATTTTAATTAATGACTTATTAGATTTATCAAAGTTAGAAAACCGCCAAAACTATGTATTGCGTCCTGCTAATATTAATACTATTTTGGAAAAACTTAAAACACTATTTGAGGATAAAGCAAGAAAAAAAGATATTAAAGTAGAATTAGCTGTAAGAGGACAATATATGGTGTATATGATTCCTGAACAAATTGAGCAGGTCTTAATAAATTTGCTGGATAATGCAATTAAATACACTCCTGCTGGTGGAGAGGTCTTTTTAAAGCTATATGACAGGGTTGATAAGGTCTTAGTAGAAGTTATTGATAATGGAATAGGCGTGAGTGTAGAGGAGCAGGATAGAATATTTGAACGCTTTTATAGGGTTGATAAAGCGAGATGTAGCTCTGGAGGTGGGACTGGTATTGGCCTATCTATAGTAAAACATGTCTTACAAAATCATAATAGCAAGATTGAGCTTGAAAGTAGTCCAGGTAAGGGTTCTTTATTTAGATTTCGTTTAAATAAAGTGAGTTATTAG
- a CDS encoding response regulator transcription factor, with amino-acid sequence MKKILVVDDEKNIRELIKYNLETAGYIVDMAVDGQAALDKLDNSIDLIVLDLMLPVIDGLTVCRKIRANDDYQNIPIIMLTAKGEEFDKVLGLEMGADDYLTKPFSSRELNARIKALLRRSNYQDSSNGDLEDTGSFLTKGDIELNLQSYEAKKSGQILDLTPKEFDLLAIFIKNSGTVLTRDILLERIWGYEYSGDTRTVDVHIRRLRAKIGEDYISTVRGVGYKFVKME; translated from the coding sequence GTGAAAAAAATATTAGTGGTAGATGATGAGAAGAATATAAGAGAGCTTATTAAATATAATCTAGAGACTGCAGGCTATATTGTGGACATGGCTGTGGATGGACAGGCTGCATTGGATAAATTGGATAATAGTATTGATTTGATAGTTCTGGATTTGATGCTTCCTGTCATAGATGGATTGACTGTCTGTAGGAAAATTCGAGCAAATGATGATTATCAGAATATCCCTATTATTATGCTAACAGCTAAAGGTGAAGAATTTGATAAGGTTTTGGGATTGGAAATGGGTGCTGACGATTATCTGACCAAACCTTTTAGTTCCAGAGAATTAAATGCTAGAATAAAAGCTTTATTACGCAGGTCTAATTATCAAGATTCTAGTAATGGTGATTTAGAGGACACTGGGTCATTTTTGACAAAAGGAGATATTGAGCTTAATCTTCAAAGTTATGAAGCTAAAAAATCCGGTCAAATTTTGGATCTAACACCAAAAGAGTTTGATTTATTAGCAATATTTATTAAAAATAGTGGGACAGTGTTAACTAGAGATATATTGTTAGAAAGAATTTGGGGTTATGAATACTCTGGTGATACTCGAACTGTAGATGTACATATTCGAAGATTAAGAGCGAAAATTGGTGAAGATTATATTTCAACTGTAAGAGGGGTGGGATATAAATTTGTTAAAATGGAATAA
- a CDS encoding Na/Pi cotransporter family protein: MSASMIFALFGGLGLFIYGMKQMSEGLQKTAGKRLKHLLGLLTTNRFAGLAVGTLVTAVIQSSSAATVMVVGFVNAGLMTLKQSIGVIMGANIGTTITAQLIAFRLSDFSLHGIAIGSALYLFSKKDRSKQIGQVILGFGMVFLGMSIMGDAMQPLKDSPAFIEFMGRFATSPLLGLLFGTLMTILLQSSSASIAVILSMVSVGIIDFYAVVPILLGDNIGTTITANLSSIGANRTAKRAAAAHFIFNFMGASLVIALFYIIPDFANILHDFVYRLSEFGGMGLSQERLLANTHTMFNILNTIVWIPFVGLIVVLVKKLIPGEDISIKRGLNFLDERMLETPGFAIDQLKAEVLRMYDIADEMVKETEENFKKYDLDLFKSIIHKEEIINELEEELVTFLTKFPRHSMSEEDVKTVDMYYAMIDDIESIADDAHDIAELARFKDENKIRFSDPAWERIKECFETIHKMLEDSHVLIEDMNFSVASRILEGEGIMDRYQIESRSGHMERLGSGVCDPNAGIVYLEVLDDLEHISDQMADMTHTVLETTSRKN; the protein is encoded by the coding sequence TTGTCAGCATCTATGATTTTTGCTTTATTCGGTGGACTTGGTCTTTTTATATATGGCATGAAACAAATGAGTGAGGGCTTGCAAAAGACAGCAGGAAAAAGATTGAAACACTTGTTAGGCCTTTTAACAACCAATCGTTTTGCTGGACTTGCTGTAGGAACATTGGTAACAGCTGTAATTCAGAGTAGTAGTGCAGCAACTGTAATGGTGGTTGGTTTTGTAAATGCAGGTTTAATGACACTTAAACAATCCATTGGTGTTATTATGGGTGCTAATATTGGTACAACCATTACTGCACAATTAATTGCTTTTAGATTATCAGATTTTTCATTACATGGAATAGCTATTGGCTCGGCTTTATACTTATTTAGTAAAAAAGATAGAAGCAAGCAAATTGGACAGGTTATTCTCGGTTTTGGTATGGTCTTTCTTGGAATGTCAATTATGGGTGATGCTATGCAACCTTTAAAGGATTCCCCGGCATTTATAGAGTTTATGGGTAGGTTTGCTACTTCTCCTTTACTTGGTTTATTGTTTGGTACATTGATGACTATTTTATTACAAAGTAGTAGTGCCAGTATTGCCGTTATTCTGAGTATGGTTTCAGTGGGAATTATTGATTTTTATGCAGTTGTACCAATTTTATTAGGTGATAATATTGGAACTACTATTACTGCAAATCTTTCCAGTATAGGTGCTAATAGGACAGCTAAAAGAGCAGCCGCGGCTCACTTTATATTTAACTTTATGGGTGCTTCATTAGTAATTGCCTTATTTTATATTATACCTGATTTTGCAAATATACTACATGATTTTGTTTACCGTCTTTCTGAGTTTGGCGGTATGGGACTTTCTCAAGAAAGATTGCTGGCAAATACCCACACAATGTTTAATATATTAAATACAATAGTCTGGATACCTTTTGTTGGTTTGATTGTTGTTCTTGTTAAAAAACTGATACCAGGTGAAGATATTTCAATTAAACGTGGTTTGAACTTCCTTGATGAGAGGATGCTGGAAACCCCTGGTTTTGCCATTGATCAATTAAAGGCAGAGGTATTAAGAATGTATGATATAGCTGATGAAATGGTTAAAGAAACTGAAGAGAACTTCAAAAAATATGATTTGGATTTATTTAAATCGATTATACACAAAGAAGAAATTATTAATGAACTAGAAGAAGAGCTGGTAACTTTCTTAACTAAATTCCCAAGACATTCAATGTCTGAGGAAGATGTAAAGACAGTAGATATGTATTATGCAATGATAGATGATATTGAAAGTATTGCTGATGATGCTCATGATATAGCCGAATTGGCCCGTTTCAAAGATGAGAATAAGATTAGATTTTCTGATCCAGCATGGGAACGAATTAAAGAATGTTTCGAAACAATTCATAAAATGCTGGAAGATTCACATGTATTAATTGAAGATATGAATTTTTCTGTGGCCAGCCGGATTTTAGAAGGTGAAGGTATAATGGATAGATATCAAATTGAGAGTAGAAGTGGTCATATGGAAAGACTGGGAAGTGGTGTCTGTGATCCTAATGCAGGTATAGTTTATCTGGAAGTATTAGATGACTTAGAGCATATTAGTGATCAAATGGCTGATATGACCCACACAGTTCTAGAGACTACCAGTAGAAAAAACTAA
- a CDS encoding glycosyltransferase — MLLSVCIIVRDGARHLEQTILSIKKLADEIIVIDLDSIDNSVAIARSCGAKVYQLGEELDFAVSRDFARKKAKGKWLLFLESDEELLDDYGQLRNILRVSKNDGFYLPLSQLEFLSKQKSYIKNHNADFSPTHLSFRLYQNKADYYYQGDSYQGITKSILDNNGEASLKILHLPIIKSSIHGVLPEKANIFSFLYFDIDDNMEIEKAVYHFLKAAIKHFWKHEYNLAIEKLEKASNLVGAEGRLILIKNLILVLLECKKYKRAERKIDCALKKYPYNKTIIFFQAYLEYIKGNYQDSSFLLNKIFNKERKDKEMGAKVSLLQGMNLVLGGGDTHEAAKLLEYALANLEDNHIALLALLKCKEKEGMDINEQISFIKEYNSDNLLQLIQYYYKKKKYSKIEEILAKKDIFEGNDNYLLYWQGLIDFKRANYSVALNNFKKITPDFTLYNDVLALQWILNLVMPGRFESKSVVNQVKLIGDDYNWELINFFNDIYFRSQDKILKFENLLIKLRYYNLTLYYLDYLLEFASSKAIIIMLEIIDSFKFRRSNRDIAILFYRHEFYEESYQYFSRDIEQVTSIDDVSIMLELCKELDKEEEEIKWRKKLKFMGKEFFLLAGKQTSLSNNFIL, encoded by the coding sequence ATGTTATTAAGTGTATGTATAATAGTAAGAGATGGTGCTAGGCATTTAGAACAGACCATTTTAAGTATAAAAAAACTTGCTGATGAAATCATTGTTATTGATCTTGATTCTATCGATAATAGTGTTGCAATTGCTAGGAGTTGTGGGGCAAAAGTTTATCAATTAGGAGAGGAACTTGATTTTGCTGTCAGTAGAGATTTTGCGAGAAAAAAGGCCAAAGGAAAGTGGCTTTTATTTTTAGAAAGTGATGAAGAGTTACTAGATGATTATGGTCAGTTAAGAAATATATTGAGGGTGAGTAAAAATGATGGTTTTTATTTGCCTTTAAGTCAGCTAGAGTTTTTAAGTAAGCAGAAATCTTATATTAAAAACCATAACGCTGATTTTTCTCCTACTCATTTATCATTTAGATTATATCAAAATAAAGCAGATTACTATTACCAAGGTGATTCTTATCAAGGTATAACTAAATCAATACTAGATAATAACGGTGAAGCCTCTTTGAAAATTTTACATCTGCCGATTATAAAGAGCTCTATTCATGGGGTTTTACCAGAAAAAGCAAACATCTTCTCTTTTTTATATTTTGATATTGATGATAATATGGAAATAGAAAAAGCAGTTTATCATTTTCTTAAAGCAGCCATTAAACATTTCTGGAAGCATGAATACAATTTAGCCATCGAGAAACTTGAAAAAGCTTCTAATTTAGTTGGAGCTGAGGGTAGATTGATTTTAATAAAGAATTTAATATTAGTTTTACTGGAATGTAAAAAATATAAGCGTGCAGAAAGAAAAATAGACTGTGCCCTTAAAAAATATCCTTATAACAAGACGATTATTTTCTTTCAAGCATATTTAGAATATATTAAAGGAAATTATCAAGATTCCTCTTTCTTATTAAATAAGATTTTTAATAAGGAAAGGAAAGATAAAGAGATGGGTGCAAAAGTATCTCTTTTGCAAGGTATGAATTTAGTCCTAGGTGGCGGTGATACTCATGAAGCAGCGAAATTGTTAGAATATGCTTTAGCTAATTTAGAAGATAATCATATTGCATTATTGGCTCTATTAAAGTGCAAGGAAAAAGAGGGTATGGATATCAATGAACAAATTTCTTTTATAAAGGAATACAATTCAGACAATTTACTTCAATTAATTCAATATTATTATAAAAAGAAAAAGTACAGTAAAATTGAAGAAATTTTAGCAAAGAAAGATATCTTTGAGGGCAATGATAATTATCTTTTATACTGGCAAGGATTAATAGATTTTAAAAGAGCTAATTATTCGGTGGCTTTAAATAATTTCAAGAAAATTACTCCTGATTTTACTCTATACAATGATGTTCTAGCTTTGCAATGGATACTTAATCTTGTAATGCCTGGTAGATTTGAGTCTAAAAGTGTAGTAAATCAAGTGAAATTAATTGGAGATGACTATAATTGGGAGTTGATTAATTTTTTTAATGATATTTACTTTCGCTCTCAAGATAAAATATTGAAATTTGAAAACCTGCTTATTAAATTAAGATATTATAATCTTACTCTATATTATCTGGATTATCTCTTAGAGTTTGCATCAAGTAAAGCTATAATTATTATGTTAGAGATTATTGATAGTTTTAAATTTAGAAGATCTAATAGAGATATAGCGATATTATTTTATCGTCATGAATTTTATGAGGAATCATATCAATATTTTTCTAGAGATATAGAACAAGTTACAAGTATAGATGATGTCAGTATTATGTTAGAATTATGCAAGGAGCTTGATAAAGAGGAGGAAGAGATAAAATGGAGAAAAAAACTGAAGTTTATGGGAAAAGAATTTTTTTTATTGGCAGGAAAGCAAACATCTTTGTCGAATAATTTTATCTTATAA
- a CDS encoding glycosyl hydrolase family 18 protein produces MDYEIMGFHLVNNSFGLKTIEEKHHKIDQLVPTMLEVKEDGELIIKKLRENVFDFFDKKNISPMIQNFALNSKVSNRLITKQSAINYLLDNLISYMSRYNYNDLCLNIEGVSYENKEVFTDFVKQITEALHNRGYGLSIAIPAKCENNQDSTWSGAYDYKALGEIVDKIIIMAYDFHWVGGPPGPIAPIFWIQDVIDFAIMEIPLEKIYLALGFYGYDWSINTDDRARGLVYRQVMNLVDRYNTNVEWDPDSQTPYVRYRSDGIKHEIWFENKESIAKKIKLLREFQLRGVAFWRLGQEDPDVWNIF; encoded by the coding sequence ATGGATTATGAAATTATGGGTTTTCATTTAGTTAATAATAGTTTTGGCTTAAAGACGATAGAGGAAAAACATCATAAAATAGATCAACTTGTACCAACAATGCTAGAAGTTAAGGAAGACGGAGAACTAATTATTAAGAAATTAAGAGAGAATGTTTTTGACTTTTTTGATAAAAAAAATATAAGTCCTATGATCCAAAATTTTGCTTTGAATTCTAAAGTAAGTAACCGTTTAATTACTAAGCAATCGGCAATTAATTACCTACTTGATAATCTTATTTCATATATGTCTAGATACAATTATAATGACTTGTGTCTTAATATCGAGGGTGTAAGCTATGAAAATAAAGAAGTATTTACAGATTTCGTGAAGCAAATTACAGAAGCACTTCATAATAGGGGATATGGTTTGAGTATTGCAATACCAGCCAAATGCGAGAACAACCAAGATTCTACCTGGTCTGGAGCATATGATTATAAAGCACTGGGTGAAATTGTTGATAAAATAATTATAATGGCTTATGATTTTCACTGGGTTGGAGGTCCTCCAGGTCCTATCGCTCCTATATTTTGGATTCAAGATGTAATTGATTTTGCAATTATGGAGATACCCTTAGAAAAAATTTATCTTGCATTAGGTTTCTATGGATATGATTGGAGTATAAATACAGATGACAGAGCTAGAGGGCTTGTATATAGGCAAGTTATGAATCTTGTAGATAGATATAATACTAATGTTGAATGGGATCCTGATTCTCAAACTCCTTATGTTAGGTATAGAAGCGACGGAATTAAGCATGAAATATGGTTTGAAAATAAAGAAAGTATTGCAAAGAAAATTAAACTTCTTAGGGAGTTTCAATTAAGAGGGGTTGCTTTTTGGAGATTGGGGCAGGAAGATCCAGATGTATGGAATATTTTCTAA
- a CDS encoding Veg family protein encodes MNKSDNVLTEIRDNIDSFVGQEVMIKANRGRRKSLEKEGVIEKTHQNIFVVKIKDNRQIRRISYSYADLLTDNVELMLKSEKQKIGIL; translated from the coding sequence ATGAATAAAAGTGATAATGTTTTAACAGAGATAAGGGATAATATTGATTCTTTTGTTGGTCAAGAAGTCATGATTAAGGCAAATCGTGGTAGAAGAAAAAGTCTTGAAAAAGAAGGTGTAATTGAAAAAACGCATCAAAATATTTTTGTTGTTAAAATTAAGGATAATAGACAAATTAGGCGGATTTCTTATAGTTATGCTGATTTACTAACTGATAATGTTGAGCTTATGTTAAAGAGTGAAAAGCAAAAGATAGGAATTCTTTAA
- the yabG gene encoding sporulation peptidase YabG: protein MDFSIGDYVSRKSYNSDIIFRIENIKNNSAYLRSFKLRLMADAPLDDLVKIKNEDKKNLKRELVMDSYQCLQRQQKHIILNSNFVRSNKNQNSYREYPVKVLHLDGDKSYLDLSLENYRNLSIDVQGFFIPEKGQPERVRELIKKYRPDILVITGHDGELNDKKFHTSDFFLRAVEIARQIESDLDRLVIFAGACQSDYERLIAGGANFASSPENKLIHFLDPILVVEKIAFTPINEVISVKDIINNTITGQGGVGGIETRGKLRLQYP from the coding sequence ATGGATTTTAGTATAGGAGATTATGTAAGCCGAAAATCATATAATTCTGATATTATTTTTAGAATTGAAAATATAAAAAATAATAGTGCTTATCTAAGAAGTTTTAAATTGAGATTAATGGCTGATGCTCCTCTTGATGATTTAGTAAAAATAAAAAATGAAGATAAAAAAAATTTAAAAAGAGAATTAGTTATGGATTCATATCAATGTTTACAACGCCAGCAAAAACATATTATACTAAATAGTAATTTTGTAAGAAGTAATAAAAATCAAAATTCATACAGAGAGTATCCTGTTAAGGTTTTACATCTTGATGGGGATAAAAGTTATTTGGATTTGTCATTAGAAAATTATAGAAACTTGAGTATTGATGTACAGGGATTTTTCATACCAGAAAAGGGACAACCAGAAAGAGTTCGAGAACTTATAAAAAAGTATAGGCCAGATATCCTTGTTATTACTGGGCATGATGGAGAATTGAATGATAAAAAATTTCACACATCTGATTTTTTTCTAAGAGCAGTAGAGATAGCAAGACAGATAGAGAGTGATCTTGATCGTTTGGTCATTTTTGCTGGTGCCTGTCAGTCTGATTATGAAAGGCTTATTGCTGGTGGTGCAAATTTTGCAAGTTCACCAGAAAATAAATTAATTCATTTTTTGGATCCAATTTTGGTTGTAGAAAAAATTGCTTTTACTCCTATTAATGAGGTGATATCTGTTAAGGATATCATCAACAATACTATAACTGGTCAAGGAGGGGTTGGGGGTATTGAAACAAGAGGAAAACTACGTTTACAATATCCTTAG